The nucleotide window CCGTGATCCGGTCCCCGCACAAGTACAAGGACAGTCGCGAGCACTTCGAGATGCGGATCCACAAGCGGCTCTTGGACATCGTCGAGCACAGCCCGAAGACCGTCGACTCCCTCCAGCGCCTCGACCTGCCGGCCGGGGTCGACGTGGAGATCAAGATACAGACCGCCTGATATAGTCGCTGGTCCGGGCCGTACGGCCCGTGCCGTCCCATCCCTAGGTCCGTGGGAGCCCGAGTTTCTGGAGGGGACCCCACGGCACAACTCAGACAGCGCTCCGCCCGGCTCCGCCCAGGCGGAGCGTCCGCGTGCAGGGAGGCCGACGCCGGCCACCCCGCCTCCAGCCTTCGAGAACGAGAGGCAGCAGACCCGCAGATGGCAAGCAAGGCGATCGTCGGCGAGAAGGTCGGCATGACCCAGATCTGGGACGAGCGCAACCGTGCCGTGCCGGTGACCCTGGTCAAGGTCGCCCCGATGCGCGTGGTGCAGATCAAGACGCCCGAGAGCGACGGGTACGCCGCCATCCAGGTCACCTACGGGCTGCGACGGGCCAAGACCCTCAACAAGCCCCAGGCGGGGCATTTCGCCAGCGCCGGCGTGGAGCCCGGCCGCAGGCTGGTCGAGCTTCGCGTCGAGGACTCGAGCGCCTACACGGTCGGCCAGGAGCTCGACGCCGGCCTCCTCGCCGCCGGTGAAAAGGTCGACGTCACCGCGGTCAGCAAGGGCAAGGGATTCGCCGGAGCCATGGCCCGTCACAATTTCAAGGGCCAGGGGGCGTCGCACGGCAACCACAAGAAGCACCGGTCGCCGGGAGCGATCGGCGCCTGCGCCACGCCGGCCCGGGTGTTCAAGGGGACCAAGATGGCTGGCCAGCTGGGGGCCGAGCGGGTCACGACGCTCAACCTCGAGGTCGTCCAGGCCGATGCCGAGCGGGAGCTGGTGATGGTGCGGGGAGCCGTGCCTGGCCCCCGCGGCGGTCTGGTGCTGATCCGCGAGGCGGTGAAGGGCGGCCGGGCGACGGAGCAGGCGGGCCAGGCGTCATGAGTGTGGTCGAGGACCTC belongs to Acidimicrobiales bacterium and includes:
- the rpsJ gene encoding 30S ribosomal protein S10, translated to MPDGPRQKIRIRLKAYDHEVIDQSTKKIVETVLRTQAKVRGPVPLPTEKHRYTVIRSPHKYKDSREHFEMRIHKRLLDIVEHSPKTVDSLQRLDLPAGVDVEIKIQTA
- the rplC gene encoding 50S ribosomal protein L3 → MASKAIVGEKVGMTQIWDERNRAVPVTLVKVAPMRVVQIKTPESDGYAAIQVTYGLRRAKTLNKPQAGHFASAGVEPGRRLVELRVEDSSAYTVGQELDAGLLAAGEKVDVTAVSKGKGFAGAMARHNFKGQGASHGNHKKHRSPGAIGACATPARVFKGTKMAGQLGAERVTTLNLEVVQADAERELVMVRGAVPGPRGGLVLIREAVKGGRATEQAGQAS